The sequence tgctatatAAATAGCCATGAAGTTGCGTCcgataattattattaattattagtcgAATAAAATTCCGAAATAAATGTATTTATTGGTAGTTGTTAGTGACCATTATTATGAGAATAATACAAGAGGTGTCCTAATATGAATCCAACATTTTACAACGAGAAAGTGATTGGTTCAACATATTACAACGAGAAAGTGATTGGTTGTTCTCCTCAATATTTTTGGAAAGCACCCTTCTCTCCGGGGGAGTGAACGAGAAGGTGATTTGAAAGGTGATTTAGACTTATGGAGTTCTTCAATTTTGTGTTTCATtttccatatatatattttgaattattattttcccTTGTCATGTAATCTATGTTTTCGATTAATTGTATTTAGTAAATAGACAATAGCATATCGATGTTTGACAATGTACTTATCCTTACAATTAAATtgtaattattataaaaataacatttttattCAGCTTCGAGATAATCAAGCATTCAATATAACATTCCAATCCAATAACACAaagtaaacaaaatgaaaatcaaCCATGAACCAGCAAGCAAGGACTTCAACTTTCGGTTATCTTTTTCAGCTTTTTTCTTGTAATCTTCGAGCACGGCCAGTTTTCATTTCAACTCGGGAATTATAGTCATCGCCCTACGACACATCGGCGGATCTTCCTATGCGAAGAAATTACATCCACCACTCTGCCACGGTAAGGGAGggtataggaccaaaaaagATTAGAACAATATAATGAGAAATAAATTATAAGAAATAAAGATAATCCCGTAaaagtgaaaaaaattaaaacaggaCTTTCACCCTCCAATTTTTGCATCCATGGAACCTCCGACCTGGATTATCACTGGTCCAAGAAACCCTCAAATTTGCTCGTAGCCCACATTGACAGAATATCATTCCCCCTTGAGAAACTGAGGACATCGCGATCCATGGAAGATAATGTATGATTTGGGAAggtttgaaaatttataaaatgataAGAAAAATTTGAAGTATTTAGAAATGGGTCGAattatgaaataaatatatagcccgaaaaattaaatttatagctCAACGTAAATCGGTCGACAAAGAAATATATTCGGTCGATCAATCATTATATTCGGTCGGACAGATGTCGATACGATAGCATGGGCATCCTCTGTGTTTATTATTGGTCAAATCATGTTATATCACATTATATTGAATAGGTTCTGGTCGCACATGATTATTCCAGTCTTAATCCAATGGTGAGAACGATACTTTCTTCTCTACCAAATGTCGCACTAATCAAAATCTTACATTATGATAGGAAGGTAATCATGTTTATAAATTCGAATAATCATAATCATGACCTTTGaaataatatgatacaatatcCATGGAACAAATTTCATAATCATGgaatttagggtttagggttttcaatttagggtttagggtttagcaTTATTTGGGGTTTAGGGTTTCTTATTGCGGGTCCGGAGAAACCCGACAATTTCAAGCGCGCATCCCCAAAAATACATGCTACTGAATCTCGATTCGATTCTTTATCGCTATTTTACTTTCGCGGTATTCGAGGTTATATAGCAAAGTAAAGTACAAATATTCACAGGATTGTCACGTGGCCTTCTCATAAATATCAATCAATCACGTCAAATATCAAGTTTTTAACAGTCGACAGCCAAATAATGATCAGTCGCCTATTACATAGATGCCGACTGGTTaataacatatacatattaCATAATACTGTAATCTTAATCATAATCGTAAGCAATAACATTATTCATAATCATTACCTGATTGGTTTAGTTGAATAAcaaaatttgtttttatatGATGGTTTtccattaaaattaaaaaaaggaaaaacatATATGCTTTCTCTCAAGCAggacaaataaatatatatatactttatgtcaagtttttagaaaaattttagCATATATCTGATTATTGAATTGTATCGTAATCTCAGATTAAATTgtatatgatattttatttttgaggcCGATGATGCTTGTTAGTTATGACTTATGAGAGGTCAGAGGACTATGGTTAAGCCTATACAAATGTTGGGGAAATAGAAGTCAAAACAGAGCCTTTTCAAGCTCAACGTAAATCGGTCGACAAAGAAATATATTCGGTCGATCGATCATTATATTCGGTCGGACAGCGGTCGATACGATAGCATGGGCATCCTCTGTGTTTATTATTGGTCAAATCATGTTGTATCACATTATATTGAATAGGTTCTGGTCGCACATGATTATTCCAGTCTTAATCCAATGGTGAGAACGATACTTTCTTCTCTACCAAATGTCGCACTAATCAAAATCTTACATTATGATAGGAAGGTAATCATGTTTATAAATTCGAATAATCACAATCATGACCTTTGaaataatatgatacaatatcCATGGAACAAATTTCATAATCATGgaatttagggtttagggttttcaatttagggtttagggttttttttttttttttggaaggaaACACCGCCGGAAGCAGGGGGGGGtggttaggcagacccctaccagtatataaaaacataaaagagCGAGACAAATAAAACCTAACGGGggagggggactaggccaagacctccccaAAAGGCTATACAGAGGTAATAGTAACATCAGAGCAGCTAGGGTATCGGCAaaaatacaaccaaaacaaCCCTAGGAAAGAAGTAAATACAAACAAAAAACCTAGACAACTAACTAAGTCATCTACAACAGTCATCCTGAGCAGCAAAAATCCAGCAGATATCCACAGCCCGAGCTCAGCAAAATCCAAATCCGACACTGAGGCGTGAAAGAGTGGCTGGCGTCATCCAGGACTGGACTAAAGATTAGATCTATGCTAGAAATACACTGAGGCGTGAAAGAATGGCTAGCGTCATCTAGGACTGGACTAAAGATCAGATCTACGCTAGAAATATGTCCAGAAGTTACGATCAGCTGGGGAGTAACTATACAGCAGAGGCCGCCAGGAAAAGGGGAGCGACCGCAAACCAGCAGATCCGGAGCAAAAATAACAGGAGTATGGCAAAGGGAACTCGAGCCATACCCATAGATCCAAGTACCCAAGAAAAACCAGGAAGGGGAGGGCGCAAGAGGTCGCCCACGAAACAGCCATCCAACAGCAAGAACCAGGCAAGGGGAAACCACAGTGAACGCCTGGAAAATCCATCTCCCTGAAGAAGCAAAGCAAACGGCCGGGAGGCAAAGAAATGCCAAAAAAACTCCGGGAAGAGGCCGGAGAGCTGTAcctgcaaagaaaaataaatatctacatatatctaaatctaggatgacctagaccaaaaaagagagcaaacaaagaaaaagaaagcccAAGAGAAACGGCTATAAGCGAGCGTGAGGCTCTAAGAAAACCTAGATCTAAGGTAAGGAAGCCCGGAAGAGTCAGAATGGGCCAACGCAGCGATGGGAGTGGTTAAAGGAACACCAATCTCCAACAAACACTGCCTATGATCATGAGCCTGCCGCGCCAACGCATCCGCAACCGAATTCCCTTCCCGATAGATATGCGAGAAATGAACCGGCCTATTCCGCACCAAAACACGCGTCCTCGAAACAATATGGTCCAAATCCCAATGGCACCTCCGAGATCTAAGAATCTGAATGGAAATCTGGGAATCGGTCTCAATCCAAAGGGGAAAAAGGCTAAGGTCAGAACAGAGAAGAATACCCCTCCAAATCGCCCAAAGTTCTGCACGAACATTGGACCCCAAACCAATGAACTCACTAAAAAACGCCAAGACCCTACCAGAAGAATCCCGGACAACCCCTCCCACAGACGACTCACCCGGGTTACCTCTCGAGCTCCCATCCACATTGAGCTTGAAGGACCCAGTGGAGGCCTCAACCAACGGACGATGGCAGTCTTGTGAATCCATTGGAGGCCGACCGAAATGCCCATCTTCCTCGCAGCCTGCAAAGCCCCCAGCCAAAGACTGGGCTTGATAACAGTTGCGGAATGAGCAAGTCTCAAATAAGACAAAATTTGGAACTTAACCGTCTCCGCAAAGGAGGGTAAGTGACGGTGCTTAGCATCATTGCGTGCAGTCCAAAGGAACCAAAGCACGACAAAAGGAATGAATTCCCTCACATTACCCCCCGGAGACCACTCGCGACCCCTTTTCCAAGCATTGAGAAACAGTCTGAAGTTCTCAGTGAGAGGGATGCGAACTCTAAAGATAGCCCCAAAGAAATGCCACACAGAGTGGGCGATGGGACCGTCGATGAAAATGTGCGTGAATGTCTCCGAAATCTTACAGCACTGGCACTTGGACACAAGGGAGAAACCCCGCTGCTGGAGCACCTCATCCACAAGCAACCACCGATGCCAAAACCTCCACAGAAAGAAGGACATGGTGGGCCTCATCCAGCGCCCCCAACAGGGAGTAAAGAAATCAGAGACCGAACCTCTCGGTCTGACTTGCTCCCAAGcagatctcacagaaaaagcaCCATCAGTGCTATGGATCCAGATAGTCGCATCCGGCTCATCCACCAAAACAGGAATCTGAACGATCTCCTCCGCCACCGAGGGAGCGACGACAGCGCATAGGAGATCAAAATCCCAGTCTCCCTCCAAAAGGAAGCTGGAAGCACGCACACACCGATCCCCTCTGACATCACACCTGCTCGACAGAGGGGCATCACCCAACCAAGTATCATCCCAAAAAGAGACATCTCCAAGACCAATCCTCCACCGGATACCAAACTCCGCACGAGGTCTAATCTGGAGCAAGCGCCTCCAAGTGGGGGAAATGGCTCCATGAGAAGGAGCACAAATAGGGCTGACAGTCCGGCAATACTTCCTCGAAAGGAATCTCGCCCAGAGAGAGGAACCCTGTCGGAATCTGAACCACAGCTTCATGGAAAAGCTGTCAACAATGTCCTTGAGCCTGCAAAAACCCAGGCCACCTTCTTTCACATGGAGGCAGGCGCGAGACCAGTGGGCCCAGTGCCACTTCTTCTCTAAGGGTCTGGAGCCCCAAAGAAAAGCATTAAAGATAAGCTCCAATTTCTCCAAAACAGCCAAAGGAGGCTGGATTACCTGGCAGAGATAGATCGGGATTGAAAGGAGCACACTGCGAATCAGCGTCATCCTACTCCCAGGAGCAAGGGAATGGGACTCCCAGCCCTCCAGCTTTTTCCGGACCGACTGCAGAAGAGGCTCAAAGAGAGAGCACTTGCGGTTCCCACGGAAAAGCGAAGCTCCAAGGTATTTCAAGGGCAGCTGCCCCTCCGCAAACCCTGTGATGCACAGCAAACGGGAGCGGCGAAGAGCGGTCCAGCCCGGAGGGAAGATCATAACGCTCTTGGCCACATTAACGAGCTGGCCCGAGCAATTCTCATAGTGAGCCAAAAAATCTTTGAGACGCTGAAGACCGCGGGATCCCCCATTGGCAAAGATAATGACATCGTCAGCATAGGCCAAATGGGAAATAGGCAAATCACAGCCAGACCGGTACCTCATAGCGGAATGCTGGAGGAAAAACCGGTCCAAGCCACGGGACAGATACTCCGCTCCAAGAACAAAGAGGAGGGGAGATAACGGGTCACCCTGTCTCAGGCCCCTCGCGGAGGCAAAGAAACCAGCATGGGTGCCGTTGACATTAACCGAGAACTTGCAAAACGAAATGCAAGCCCTCACCAACCTCACAACCTGCTCCGAAAAACCAAACCTTCGGAGGACATCCAGAATAAAAGACCATTGGACTCTATCATAGGCCTTAGCCATGTCCAATTTCAGAATGACATTGCCACCACGGGCAGGGAGATTAAGACTATGAGTGAGCTCTTGCGCGAGAAGGATATTGTCAGCAATCATCCAC comes from Henckelia pumila isolate YLH828 chromosome 4, ASM3356847v2, whole genome shotgun sequence and encodes:
- the LOC140861822 gene encoding uncharacterized protein, which encodes MDWGDHFNSVRVEHLSRTVSDHCPLLVSAPVFARGPSSFRFQSMPRLFAKLKRLKGHLKWWNRDIFGNLFDKIAEAERSVRLAEAACEADPSEHSCTLLSRCNEELSRVTAMEADFWKQKAACNWLEDGERNTKLFHNMVKKKNVVNKIFRIWEDGNCLTSPGLIKQSGAAYFERLLTGDPFVLDLPDFSGFSSEISKEENHSFAAAPSLEEVRAVVFSIPRDSVAGPDGYSSVFFQSCWDFVQHDVMDVVLDFFRGSLMPQGFTATKITLIPKVEGAQAWTYFRPISLCNVSNKIISKLLYSRLRSMVGRLVSQSQSGFVPGWMIADNILLAQELTHSLNLPARGGNVILKLDMAKAYDRVQWSFILDVLRRFGFSEQVVRLVRACISFCKFSVNVNGTHAGFFASARGLRQGDPLSPLLFVLGAEYLSRGLDRFFLQHSAMRYRSGCDLPISHLAYADDVIIFANGGSRGLQRLKDFLAHYENCSGQLVNVAKSVMIFPPGWTALRRSRLLCITGFAEGQLPLKYLGASLFRGNRKCSLFEPLLQSVRKKLEGWESHSLAPGSRMTLIRSVLLSIPIYLCQVIQPPLAVLEKLELIFNAFLWGSRPLEKKWHWAHWSRACLHVKEGGLGFCRLKDIVDSFSMKLWFRFRQGSSLWARFLSRKYCRTVSPICAPSHGAISPTWRRLLQIRPRAEFGIRWRIGLGDVSFWDDTWLGDAPLSSRCDVRGDRCVRASSFLLEGDWDFDLLCAVVAPSVAEEIVQIPVLVDEPDATIWIHSTDGAFSVRSAWEQVRPRGSVSDFFTPCWGRWMRPTMSFFLWRFWHRWLLVDEVLQQRGFSLVSKCQCCKISETFTHIFIDGPIAHSVWHFFGAIFRVRIPLTENFRLFLNAWKRGREWSPGGNVREFIPFVVLWFLWTARNDAKHRHLPSFAETVKFQILSYLRLAHSATVIKPSLWLGALQAARKMGISVGLQWIHKTAIVRWLRPPLGPSSSMWMGARENFGRFGGVFFSVLTLAFFPFGLRPIPRFPFRFLDLGGAIGIWTILFRGRVFWCGIGRFISRISIGKGIRLRMRWRGRLMIIGSVQLSGLFPEFFWHFFASRPFALLLQGDGFSRRSLWFPLAWFLLLDGCFVGDLLRPPLPGFSWVLGSMGMARVPFAILLLFLLRICWFAVAPLFLAASAV